In one window of Comamonas testosteroni DNA:
- the yidD gene encoding membrane protein insertion efficiency factor YidD has translation MMQRLLMAIVRGYRLLLSPWLGSACRFEPTCSAYSLQALEQHGAAVGSYLTVRRLARCHPWCDGGHDPVPQQKPRLFSFLDNASDSSATTQPSSPKKSS, from the coding sequence ATGATGCAGCGACTGCTCATGGCTATAGTGCGTGGCTACAGGCTGCTGCTCAGTCCCTGGCTGGGCTCGGCCTGTCGCTTCGAGCCGACCTGCTCGGCCTATTCCCTTCAAGCGCTGGAGCAACACGGCGCTGCGGTAGGCTCTTATCTGACGGTGCGCCGGCTGGCGCGTTGTCATCCGTGGTGTGACGGAGGGCATGATCCCGTGCCACAGCAAAAGCCCAGGCTGTTTTCCTTTCTGGACAATGCCTCGGACTCTTCCGCGACCACCCAACCTTCCTCACCTAAGAAGTCTTCATGA
- a CDS encoding ribonuclease P protein component has translation MQRLKTRPQFQATMSAGTIARTPHFALHRMELVAEVPDMVANPKTGPGSNDPQALFGVGAVRKQAWLGAMVPKRWARRSVTRHTIKRQIYAVSSDYEDALLRASYVVRLRSGFDRKQFVSATSDQLKAAVRKELQQLFATGARRLTQARQAAEAEVDLKKISPQAIDGKAQEATDSIASQPENQP, from the coding sequence ATGCAAAGGCTGAAAACGCGTCCGCAATTCCAGGCCACCATGTCCGCGGGCACGATTGCCCGTACCCCGCACTTCGCCCTGCATCGCATGGAGCTGGTGGCCGAGGTTCCCGACATGGTTGCCAACCCCAAGACAGGGCCCGGATCGAACGATCCGCAGGCCCTGTTTGGCGTCGGTGCCGTGCGCAAGCAGGCCTGGCTGGGTGCCATGGTGCCCAAGCGCTGGGCTCGCCGCTCGGTCACGCGCCACACCATCAAGCGCCAGATCTATGCGGTGTCCTCGGATTACGAGGACGCCCTGCTGCGCGCTTCCTATGTGGTGCGCCTGCGCTCGGGGTTTGACCGTAAGCAATTCGTCAGTGCAACTTCTGATCAGCTCAAGGCAGCAGTCCGCAAGGAACTGCAACAGCTTTTTGCGACCGGGGCGCGCCGCCTGACGCAGGCCCGTCAGGCCGCTGAGGCGGAGGTGGATTTGAAGAAAATTTCACCTCAAGCCATTGATGGCAAAGCGCAAGAAGCTACTGATTCAATAGCTAGTCAGCCGGAGAACCAGCCATGA
- the rpmH gene encoding 50S ribosomal protein L34, with protein MKRTYQPSKIRRARTHGFLVRMKTKGGRAVINARRAKGRKRLAV; from the coding sequence ATGAAACGTACTTACCAACCTTCCAAGATCCGCCGCGCCCGTACCCACGGTTTCCTGGTCCGCATGAAGACCAAGGGTGGCCGTGCCGTGATCAACGCACGTCGCGCCAAGGGCCGCAAGCGTCTGGCCGTCTAA
- the dnaA gene encoding chromosomal replication initiator protein DnaA translates to MTEEPTNDAGQALWQVCVEQLGQELPEQQFNTWIKPLTALVAEDFSKVTVYVANRFKLDWIRAQYAGRISAMLESLYGQPVTLELALAQRESVVRTYVRPPSSTQQAAPQTHNVAVPTVTSEEASAPVFRTRLNPALTFETLVEGTANRMARSAAMHVAGSPGHLYNPLFIYGGVGLGKTHLVHAVGNQLLKDKPDAKILYIHAEQFVSDVVKAYQRRTFDEFKERYHSLDLLLIDDVQFFANKDRTQEEFFNAFEALLAKKSHIVMTSDTYPKGLANIHERLVSRFDSGLTVAIEPPELEMRVAILINKARAENADMPEEVAFFVAKNVRSNVRELEGALRKILAYSRFNQKEVSIQLAREALRDLLSIQNRQISVENIQKTVADYYKIKVADMYSKKRPASIARPRQIAMYLAKELTQKSLPEIGELFGGRDHTTVLHAVRKIAGERQTNTELNQQLHVLEQTLKG, encoded by the coding sequence ATGACAGAGGAACCAACCAATGATGCAGGCCAGGCCCTGTGGCAGGTCTGCGTTGAGCAACTGGGTCAGGAGCTGCCAGAGCAGCAATTCAACACCTGGATCAAGCCGCTGACGGCACTCGTTGCAGAAGATTTTTCCAAGGTCACCGTCTATGTGGCCAACCGCTTCAAGCTGGACTGGATCCGTGCCCAGTATGCGGGCCGCATCTCGGCCATGCTGGAGTCGCTCTATGGCCAGCCCGTCACTCTTGAGTTGGCACTTGCTCAGCGCGAAAGTGTTGTTCGTACTTATGTACGACCTCCGTCATCGACACAACAGGCTGCACCGCAGACGCACAATGTCGCCGTGCCTACGGTCACCAGCGAAGAGGCCAGCGCTCCGGTTTTCCGCACCCGATTGAACCCGGCTCTCACCTTCGAGACGCTGGTCGAAGGTACGGCCAACCGCATGGCGCGCTCGGCCGCCATGCATGTGGCAGGCTCGCCCGGCCACCTCTACAACCCGCTGTTCATCTACGGCGGTGTCGGTCTCGGTAAGACTCACCTGGTGCATGCTGTGGGTAACCAGCTGCTCAAGGACAAGCCAGACGCCAAGATTCTCTACATCCACGCCGAGCAGTTCGTCTCGGATGTGGTCAAGGCCTACCAGCGCCGCACCTTCGACGAGTTCAAGGAGCGCTACCACTCGCTCGATCTGCTGCTGATTGACGATGTGCAGTTCTTCGCCAACAAGGACCGCACGCAGGAAGAGTTCTTCAATGCCTTCGAGGCCCTGCTGGCCAAGAAGAGCCATATCGTGATGACGTCCGACACCTATCCCAAGGGTCTGGCCAATATTCACGAGCGCCTGGTCTCGCGCTTCGACTCGGGCCTGACGGTGGCCATCGAGCCGCCCGAGCTGGAAATGCGCGTGGCGATCCTGATCAACAAGGCCCGCGCCGAGAACGCCGACATGCCCGAGGAAGTCGCCTTCTTCGTGGCCAAGAACGTGCGCTCCAACGTGCGTGAGCTCGAAGGCGCGCTGCGCAAGATCCTGGCCTATTCGCGCTTCAACCAGAAGGAAGTGTCGATTCAGCTGGCCCGCGAGGCGCTGCGCGATCTGCTCAGTATTCAGAACCGCCAGATTTCTGTGGAAAACATCCAGAAAACGGTGGCTGACTACTACAAGATCAAGGTGGCCGACATGTATAGCAAGAAGCGCCCGGCCAGCATTGCCCGGCCGCGCCAGATTGCCATGTACCTGGCCAAGGAGCTGACGCAAAAAAGCCTGCCCGAGATCGGCGAGCTGTTCGGCGGCCGCGACCACACCACGGTGCTGCACGCCGTACGCAAGATTGCGGGCGAGCGCCAGACCAACACCGAGTTGAACCAGCAGCTGCATGTGCTGGAACAAACGCTCAAGGGTTGA
- the dnaN gene encoding DNA polymerase III subunit beta encodes MIVLKATQDKVLAVLQSVAGIVERRHTLPILANVLIKKTGNALQLTTSDLEIQIRTTAELGGDAGDFTTTIGARKLIDILKTMPGDQTVSLETQQSKMILKGGKSRFTLQTLPAEDFPLVQESAAFGPAFSVPQKVLKDLLGQVSFAMAVQDIRYYLNGILFVAEGNTLSLVATDGHRLAWASATLDVEVPIKQEVILPRKTVLELQRLLSDASGENQPVIEMQFANNQAKFTFGGMEFVTKLVEGKFPDYNRVIPRNHTNSVTLGRAPLLASLQRTAIMTSDKFKGVRLSVEPGTLRVASNNAEQEEAMDELDIDYGGDTIEIGFNVTYLIDVLTNMSQDMVKIDLQDGNSSALVTIPENESFKYVVMPMRI; translated from the coding sequence ATGATCGTCCTGAAAGCCACACAAGACAAAGTTCTCGCGGTCCTGCAATCGGTGGCCGGCATTGTCGAGCGCCGCCACACGCTGCCCATTCTGGCCAATGTGCTGATCAAGAAGACCGGCAATGCACTGCAGCTGACAACCAGCGATCTGGAAATCCAGATCCGCACCACGGCCGAGCTGGGCGGCGACGCCGGCGACTTCACCACCACCATCGGTGCCCGCAAGCTGATCGACATCCTGAAGACCATGCCCGGCGACCAGACCGTGAGCCTGGAGACGCAGCAGTCCAAGATGATTCTGAAAGGCGGCAAGAGCCGCTTCACGCTGCAGACCCTGCCCGCCGAAGACTTCCCGCTGGTGCAGGAGTCGGCAGCCTTCGGCCCCGCTTTCAGCGTGCCGCAGAAGGTGCTCAAGGACCTGCTGGGCCAGGTCTCCTTTGCCATGGCCGTGCAGGACATCCGCTACTACCTGAACGGCATTCTGTTCGTCGCCGAAGGCAACACCCTGAGCCTGGTGGCCACCGACGGCCACCGCCTGGCCTGGGCCAGCGCCACGCTGGATGTGGAAGTGCCCATCAAGCAGGAAGTGATTCTGCCGCGCAAGACCGTGCTGGAGCTGCAGCGCCTGCTGTCGGACGCCAGCGGCGAGAACCAGCCCGTCATCGAGATGCAGTTCGCCAACAACCAGGCCAAGTTCACCTTTGGCGGCATGGAGTTCGTGACCAAGCTGGTCGAAGGCAAGTTCCCTGACTACAACCGCGTCATCCCGCGCAACCACACCAACAGCGTGACCCTGGGCCGCGCCCCGCTGCTGGCATCGCTGCAGCGCACGGCCATCATGACCAGCGACAAGTTCAAGGGCGTGCGCCTGTCGGTCGAGCCCGGCACGCTGCGCGTGGCGTCCAACAACGCCGAGCAGGAAGAAGCCATGGACGAGCTCGACATCGACTACGGTGGCGACACCATCGAGATCGGCTTCAACGTGACCTACCTGATCGATGTGCTCACCAACATGAGCCAGGACATGGTCAAGATCGATCTGCAGGACGGCAACAGCTCGGCTCTGGTCACCATCCCCGAGAACGAAAGCTTCAAGTACGTCGTGATGCCCATGCGCATCTGA
- the gyrB gene encoding DNA topoisomerase (ATP-hydrolyzing) subunit B, with product MTEENKPDTQSAADAGGYGEGAIQILEGLEAVRKRPGMYIGDTSDGTGLHHLVFEVVDNSIDEALAGYCDDILVTIHADGSLSVIDNGRGIPTRVKMDDKHEPKRSAAEIALTELHAGGKFNQNSYKVSGGLHGVGVSCVNALSIWLKLTVSRDGVRHEIDFSRGFVQNRLIEVVDGTEVSPMRVVGPSDKRGTKVHFLPDQEIFKENFEFRYEILAKRLRELSFLNNGVRIRLKDERDGKEDDFSGAGGVKGFVEFINGNKKVLHPTTFYAEGTRPAETYGGIPGTEIGVEVAMQWNDSYAEQVLCFTNNIPQRDGGTHLTGLRAAMTRVIGKYIADHELAKKAKVEVTGDDMREGLCCVLSVKVPEPKFSSQTKDKLVSSEVRAPVEDIVGKLLAEFLEEKPNDAKILCNKIVEAARAREAARKAREMTRRKGVLDGMGLPGKLADCQEKDPALCEIYIVEGDSAGGSAKQGRDRKFQAILPLRGKILNVEKARYEKLLSSQEIITLITALGTGIGKVSEDSGKSSSDDYNPDKLRYHRIIIMTDADVDGAHIRTLLLTFFYRQMPDLVERGHIYIAQPPLYKVKNGKEELYLKDGPALNKYLLKIALNHASVNTGGDNPRTVEGEELAKLANMHLAAETVIERLSNFMDAEALRAIADGVQIKLDTIEEAQECAPILEAKLRELTTTGVPADVTAEIDPNSEHPILRISRHHHGNIKSSILTQEFVRSHDYAALSDEAQNFVGLLDEGAKVTRGEGEKAKTEKVGDFRQAMAWLISEAERTTGRQRYKGLGEMNPEQLWETTMDPNVRSLLQVKIGDAIEADRVFTMLMGDEVEPRRNFIEDNALRAGNIDV from the coding sequence ATGACCGAAGAGAACAAGCCAGACACCCAGAGCGCCGCAGATGCAGGCGGCTATGGCGAAGGCGCAATCCAGATCCTGGAAGGCCTGGAAGCCGTGCGCAAGCGCCCAGGCATGTACATCGGTGACACGTCTGATGGCACCGGTCTGCACCACCTGGTCTTCGAGGTCGTGGACAACTCCATCGACGAAGCGCTGGCCGGCTACTGCGACGACATTCTGGTCACCATCCACGCCGATGGCTCGCTGTCCGTGATCGACAACGGCCGCGGCATTCCCACGCGCGTGAAGATGGACGACAAGCACGAGCCCAAGCGCTCGGCTGCCGAAATCGCCCTGACCGAACTGCACGCTGGCGGCAAGTTCAACCAGAACAGCTACAAGGTCTCGGGCGGCCTGCACGGCGTGGGCGTGTCCTGCGTGAACGCGCTGTCCATCTGGCTCAAGCTCACCGTCAGCCGCGACGGCGTGCGCCATGAAATCGACTTCTCGCGCGGCTTTGTGCAAAACCGCCTGATCGAAGTCGTGGACGGCACCGAAGTCTCGCCCATGCGCGTGGTCGGCCCCAGCGACAAGCGCGGCACCAAGGTGCACTTTCTGCCCGACCAGGAAATCTTCAAGGAGAACTTCGAGTTCCGCTATGAAATCCTGGCCAAGCGCCTGCGCGAACTGTCCTTCCTGAACAACGGCGTGCGCATTCGCCTGAAGGACGAACGCGACGGCAAGGAAGACGACTTCTCGGGCGCCGGCGGCGTCAAGGGCTTTGTGGAATTCATCAACGGCAACAAGAAGGTCCTGCACCCCACCACCTTCTACGCCGAAGGCACACGCCCGGCAGAGACCTACGGCGGCATCCCAGGCACCGAGATCGGTGTCGAAGTCGCCATGCAGTGGAACGACAGCTATGCCGAGCAAGTCCTCTGTTTCACCAACAACATTCCCCAGCGTGACGGCGGCACCCACCTGACCGGCCTGCGCGCCGCCATGACCCGCGTCATCGGCAAGTACATCGCCGACCACGAACTGGCCAAGAAGGCCAAGGTCGAAGTCACCGGCGACGACATGCGCGAAGGCCTGTGCTGCGTGCTCAGCGTGAAGGTGCCCGAGCCCAAGTTCTCCAGCCAGACCAAGGACAAGCTGGTCAGCTCCGAAGTCCGTGCGCCCGTGGAAGACATTGTCGGCAAGCTGCTCGCCGAGTTCCTCGAAGAAAAGCCCAACGACGCCAAGATTCTCTGCAACAAGATTGTGGAAGCCGCCCGCGCCCGCGAAGCCGCGCGCAAGGCCCGCGAAATGACGCGCCGCAAGGGCGTGCTGGATGGCATGGGCCTGCCCGGCAAGCTGGCCGATTGCCAGGAAAAAGATCCTGCGCTGTGCGAAATCTACATCGTCGAGGGTGACTCCGCCGGCGGCTCCGCCAAGCAGGGTCGCGATCGCAAGTTCCAGGCCATCCTGCCGCTGCGCGGCAAGATCCTGAACGTGGAAAAAGCCCGCTACGAAAAGCTGCTGTCCAGCCAGGAAATCATCACCCTGATCACCGCCCTGGGCACCGGCATCGGCAAGGTCAGCGAAGACTCGGGCAAGAGCAGCAGCGACGACTACAACCCCGACAAGCTGCGCTACCACCGCATCATCATCATGACCGACGCGGACGTGGACGGCGCCCACATCCGTACCCTGCTGCTGACCTTCTTCTACCGCCAGATGCCCGACCTCGTCGAGCGCGGCCATATCTACATCGCCCAGCCGCCGCTGTACAAGGTCAAGAACGGCAAGGAAGAGCTCTACCTCAAGGACGGCCCTGCCCTCAACAAATACCTGCTCAAAATCGCGCTGAACCATGCCAGCGTGAACACCGGCGGCGACAACCCGCGCACCGTCGAAGGCGAAGAGCTGGCCAAGCTGGCCAACATGCACCTGGCCGCCGAAACCGTCATCGAGCGCCTGTCCAACTTCATGGATGCCGAAGCCCTGCGCGCCATTGCCGATGGCGTGCAGATCAAGCTCGACACCATCGAGGAAGCCCAGGAGTGCGCCCCGATTCTGGAAGCCAAGCTGCGCGAGCTGACCACCACCGGCGTACCAGCCGATGTGACGGCCGAGATCGACCCTAACAGCGAGCACCCCATCCTGCGCATCAGCCGCCATCACCACGGCAATATCAAGAGCTCCATCCTGACCCAGGAGTTCGTGCGCAGCCATGACTACGCCGCCCTGTCCGACGAAGCGCAGAACTTCGTCGGCCTGCTGGACGAAGGCGCCAAGGTCACACGCGGCGAAGGCGAGAAGGCCAAGACCGAAAAGGTCGGCGACTTCCGTCAGGCCATGGCCTGGCTGATCTCCGAAG